The genomic window atattctttatttattaaagaataatgttcgataatcaaacttacttttgatattcaaataaagatattactttcgtataagtatatctttgattatttactattcatttcaagtataagttttccaacttctacctcaattactctttatgggaatattatttaaataataatattcatatatttctttatatgagactgatttactttattaaatcagcattattccaaacactctttaaagtgttttcaagtctttaaaatgattttcaaaagttagagcggatcccaaaaactcatttttatatttaagatcttccttttaaaaaggggatttaaatactcgctcaaaatcggagggatccggctctgtggtgtattttatattcgcaacaaggttgttgtcttgataaaagagtttttgattacttacccaacactcgggaagtaaaattcttggaacaagttaatccattaacaggcatcgcctgggaaatatcggtgagttttcctttccaactagatacgacttcttggtggagccgtatcaacaagtttctacttggggaaagtggggacgagctttacgtttcagagtcatggatttcatctgaactaggagtggcgtaagtggtcgagtagcgtcggcccagccttattatattggcccaaatggcctggaagttccgctaaggcggtccattccttaggagttcagtgttcggttgacaagtaaatccgacaggttctcctctacatgtagaaaatggtggggttgtactactacgactgatcatcgtaagtggtcttcctggcgcggcaaactcccgtaatgagttcatcatccaattggatatttctgcaacactacccggagcacttcgatagaaaggctacggttgggcgattgttgagtgttggcagggtcaagttttctaaatgatgtttgcatcaaatgaagtatctcataacttcattttattttgatgatattttaaaggttgaatctattcaagtattatcttgtagtctcatctatgtgatgaacttttgaactaattataacttgaacggtggtagttcaagtagtatttggaaaagatataagtatattggagtaccttataagttcatcttttaaacttctatctagtaaatgattatcttatgcatgacaaagattttcagaaaaacgttgagacaaggttagatatatgagatcaccttgcaacgatatttttatacagttatacactggaactctgtgtatattatgcatggaagaggacttcccatattttgaaaagtatatatgtatatatatatatactgaatattttgcgacttcatcgcattaagatatcaacttggttcatttcttttgaccaagactttcatgagtgctatgagaaggctcatatattgttaatctttatacatattattttggtgggcttgctgctcacccttgctttcttctttcatcacacaacaacagttaggaaagatggccagactccagcagacccagcgcaagcgcgtgggaagcgttccgcgtcttcccgttgatattgtagctgctatagctgcagaggtagatctattgtagatcagaccatctacttttgagaatcaattatgtataattataacttgtggcagataatggcaattaactgtaaatttatcaagtaatcattttgggttgtaataacttttaaattgtggattcaaagacttgtacttatttaaatttcatctctgagactataacgggttgtggtgtgtgttagtgtggggtcacaacataaggttattattattaattaagtgaagtgatattgtggagagaaagaccgtgacgacccggatccccgaccccggatctgggggtgttacagccaTGGTGTGTTTTGTAGATTTCCAAGAGATAGTAGTACCGCAATATGTGAATAGGTAACCTGTCTGTGATCGTTCAACATGAGGATCTGATAAGTATCCAGCATCTGCATATTCAATCAGCTGTGATTTCGAATAATTTGAAAAGAATAATCCAAGATCAATTGTCCAGAGAAGATATCTCAATATATGCTTGATTCCATCTCAATGTCTTTTAGTTGGTTCTGAACTGAATCTTGCTAATAGATTCACAGCAAAAGCAATATCAAGTCGTGTGTTGTTTGCGAGGTACATAAGAGCCCCAATTGCATTGAGATATGGAACTTATGGTCCAAGTGGATCTTCATCTTCTTTTATGGGACAATATGGATCCTTTTCAACTTCAAGTGACCGAACCACCATTGGTGTAGTTAGAGGATGAGATTTGTCCATGTAAAATCGATCAAGAACTTTTTCTATGTAGGttgattgatgaacaaatattcctGAAGATAAGTGTTCCACTTGTAAACCTAAACAGAACTTTGTCTTTCCAAGATCTTTCATCTCaaactcatttttcaaataaATAGCAGCATTAGTAATATCTTCAGAAGTACCTACAATATTCAAATTGTccacatatacaacaataatAATGAAACCAGTTTGAGATCTTTTAATAAATACACACGGACATACTTTATCATTAACATACCCATCATTCAATAGGTATTCACTAAGCCTATTGTACCACATACAGCCAGATTGTTTCAGTCCATATATTGATCGTTGTAATTTAACTAAGTATAAATGACGAGTCTTAGTCTCATCCAATTTTAATCCTTCAGGGATTTTCATATAGTTATCACTATGAAGTGATCCGTACAGGTAGGCTGTCACAACGTACATTGGACGTGTTTCCAATTTTTCCATACAAGCCATACCCATAAGAAAATGAAAAGTAACTTTATCCATCACAGGAGAGTAAGTTTCCTGGTAATCAAATCCAGGCCTTTGAGAGAATCTATGGGCTACCAGTCGTGCCttatatctcacaatttcatttCTCTCATTTCGTTTTCATACAAACACCCATATATTCTTGATGGGGATCACACCAGCTGAGGTTTGGACTGCAGGTCCAAATACATTTCTCTTGCACAAGGATTGCAATTCTTCCTGTATTGCAATTTCCCATTTTGGCCAATCATCACTTTATCGACATTCttccacactttgtggttcaggatcgGAGTTCATAATAATATCACATGCCACGATAAAACCATATACATCATCAACCTCAATACTCCCACGATCGAATAATTTTCCGTTATGTACATAACTCAGTGAGATCTCATAATTTCCAGGTACCTTTGCTTCTATTGAAGCATGTGCCACTTCTGGGGCAATATCCTCTTATGGAGGCAATACCACTTTTGGTGGTTTTGTCACAGCCACTTTAGGGGTTTTAACCTCTTCGGGAGGTGATACCGCTTCTGGGGTATTTGATATAGCTACTTCAGGGGCTCGAACCTCTTCAGGAGGCAATACCGTTTCTGGGGTATTTTCTAGAACACTTGCCACTTCAGGGGCATGTCCAATCAATTTCCCTTTTCATGGTACAACATCTTTTGCACCAACAGGTCTACCACGCTTCTGGCATAGTTTTGAATTACCAACCAATTCTTCATGAATTGCTTTAAGAATAGGGATTTCAACCCTTTCCGGTGCATTAACAGCAGGTATATGTGATTTTATGACACGTCTAGAATCATTAAAATCACCTGGCATTTGATTAGCAATATTTTGCAAATAAATTATTCTTATAACCTCATATTCATATTGTTTAGTACGTGGATCCATATAACTTAATCTTGAGGCATTCCATGATAGTTCAGAATTTAACTTATACAAAACATTATCTCCCCCTAATGGAGGGAATACAGACTCATCAAAATGACAATCAGTATATCGAGCAATAAAGACATCACTGGTTAATGGTTCAAGATATATTATAATAGCATGTGAATCAAAACCAACATATATAACTACTCTTCTTTGTGGTCCCATTTTAGATCTTTGTGGAGGTGCAATTGGAACATATACGGCACTACCAAAGATCTTAAAATGTGAAATATTAGGGGTTTGACCAAGAACTAATTCATGAGGAGATTGTTTGTGGTAAGCAGATGATCTTATCTTAATTATATTGCGGCATGAAGTATTGCATGACCCCAAATAGAAGTGGGTAACTTAGATCTTAGAAGTAAGGGTCGTGCAATAAGCTGACGTCTTTTAATTAACAATTCTGCTAAATCATTTTGTGTATGCACGTGAGCTACGGGGTGTTCGACAGAGATTCCTACTGACATACAATAATCAttgaaagtaatatatgtaaattCAGCGGCATTATCAAGTCAAATTGAGTTGATAAGATTATCTAGGAAATTGGGCTCGTAATTTGATTATTTAAGCAAGAAGCTTGACAAAGGCTGTATTTCTGGTCGAGGCaaacatgagaccatctagttgaAGCATCGATTAGGACCATGAAATATCTAAATGGTACAGATGATAGATGAATAGGTATGCATATATCACCTTGAATTCTTTCTAAGAAATCTGGAGACTCGTTTTGAAGTTGAACTGGATATAGTTGAACAATTAGTTTTCCCAAAGAACATGTTGAACAAGGAAGTTCATCACGTAGCATGACCTTTTGATTCTTATGGGGATATCCCGTAGAATTTTCTATAATTCGACACATCATGGATACTCTTGGATGACCAAGTCTTTCATGCCAAATGGTGAGTGAATTTGGATCTATAATTTTGGGAGTAGTGATACTGTGAGACTCGATTACTCTAATTTCGGTAGCATATAATCCATATAAGGTTGATTGCAATTTTTCTAAGATCTTCTTATGTTCCGAGGTGATTGAGGTGATAAGGAGATATTCTTTTTCATTTTCTCTAGTGGTTTCTATAAGTAAACCAATAAGATGAATATCTTTAAAACTCagaagatttctagtggatttgcTAGAATATAGAGCATTATGTATGTGAATTTGTGTCTCACTTGATAGTATAAAACTGGCTTTCCCAAAACCCTATATGATATTTGATGTTCCCGAAATCGTCCAAACATGTGAGTTGGCTTTTAGTCAACTTTGAGAAATAGTTCTGATTTTGTAAAATTGTGTGTGGGTCGCGCAGTCAGCAATGCATATCTCTCCTTATTTATATTGTCTATATAGAACTGAACAACAATTTTATTATGCAAATAACGTACATAATACAAGAACATAAAACAAGTacatgaaagcagaatatttaaACAAGCATGTTGAAAATATAACATCAAAGAAACAAATGAAATCTAGTTATCTAAATCATAATAAAGGTTAGCAACAACGTCTAGTTCATTTGAGGTCTTGTTGTTTGGTTCTTCACTTAGATTATGACTAGAGAAGTTCGTTTCCACCCTTTTCCCGttattctttttattttcctcGTAGAGGTCAACTAGATATTTTGGTGTGCGACAAGTACGTTTCCAGTGCCCATGTGCCCCACATATGAGACAGATATCCCTAATATCTTCTTCTTGTGGTGCCTTCCTTTTATTTGGCACTCCATGTTGTCACTTCTGGTGGTCAGAGTTGTTGTAACCATCACACTGCCACTTCAGGTGGCTAAAGTTAAAATGATTTTGAAACGGACCTCGAAAGTTTTCATGCCCACGGTTTCGTCCGTAACCTCGTCCTCCTCTATGCCCTTTCCCACGCACATTCTTCTGGAATTACGTGTTATGTACTTCAGTTAACTGGGCAGAGCCTGTgggatgaatctgatgatttTTCAGTAACAACTCATTATTCTTTTCAGCGATAAGAAGAGATATCAACTCGCTATACTTCCGAAAATTGCACTCCCTATAATGTTGCGCCTGAATCATAATGTTGGGGTGAAAGGTTGAAAGGGTCTTTTCTATCATGTCAGCATCAATAATATTTTCACCACACAAAATCAGTTTTGAGCTTATTTTGAACAAGACAGAATTATATTCAGCGACAGATTTAAAATCTTGCAACCTTATATGTATTTAGTCATAACAGGCAGGGTGTAAATTGATAATTTTTTTCTTGATCAAACCTATCTTTGAGATTGGTCCAAATGGTGAATGGATTTTTCACAGTTAGATATTCAGATTTCAAACTTTCATGGATGTGGTGTCTAAGAAAAATGATAGCTTTAGCATTTTGTTCAACAGTTGGGGTATTTTCTGATTCTATGGTGTCTTTTAGCCCGTTTGCACTAAGATGTAATTCCACATCGAGTACCCAAGACAAATAATTATCCTTAGACACATCCAACGCAACAAACTCTAATTTTGCAAAATTTGTCATTCTGaatgtaaaataaatattaaaatatgatgTAATGCTTCACAAATATATTTAAACAATTATTTCCAAATAATAACATATATGGTAAAATTAATATAAAAGTTACGATGGCATAGCCATCCAGAATTTTTTTGGATAATACTTGACGACATTATAGCGTTTAAACAATAATATGAATAAATAAAGATAATAATCAGAATCAAATGATTAAGTTTAAAACATACCTCTTTCGTTAAATGAAACTTATTCAGGTAATACCTTCTTCGTGAATAGAGTTTATTTGGACAATACCTCCTTCGTAAATAAAGCTTGCTCGGGCAGAGACTCGTGCTGATAACGTATTGTAAATAACGTGTTGTAAATCTCGAATTACTGGATAATGTATGACTTAATAAATGTACATAGAGAGAGTGAAAATTTGAGAGAGAATTGTTGTTCAATATGTTTTTCAGTGTATCTGATTTCAATAACTAAAGGTCCTATTTATACTTACAGAAAGATAGGATAAGATTACACGTATTatgaaaagataagataggattgcacgtgctaggaaaagataagataggattgcacgtgctacgaaaagataagatagaattttaattaaaattcttCCTTACTAAGTTTCTTTTCAGAGAAGTTGTGTGAGTTTTACTTAGGAAGTATCGCGATTTTTCCTTGGTAACATTTGATAATCATTATTATAACATAATTAGATtattacatttatttaattaataaagaTTTATGATAGTGCGAAAAACGGAAAGATGGTGaaaatgaaaattcaaaaaattaccaaacaCACGCAATCCCTAAAATATCAACCCTAGTACTCTCCCCTCTCTCTATATCTATAATATAATTAGGCGGGAAAACCCCTCAGCTTCCTACAACACCGCCATTGTTTTGTATCGATCACATCATCTCTCTCTACAATGGACGTCGCCGATGATCGGAAAGCTGTGCCGTCGTCGGAAATCGATCAGCGGACTAAGCTTCGTAAGCGGTGCGAGTTAGCCACCGTTCTCAATTTCTTATCCGTAAGTAATTTTcatttatatattaaataattatagtttttgttaatatttaaaattaatgaTACGATATGTCTTTATTATTTGCTATTTGATTGTTTGTGTGTTTGATTAGGTGTTTGAGCCGTTGTTAAAGAGCAAAATGAAAGTAACAGCTGAAGATATCGAAATGGCGATTATCGAGCCCAATGATTTGCTCGCTAAGCTTCATGTTATGCTTTTGAAGGTATATTTTTATTTACGGTGTTTTGTTTGATTGAGAACAGTTTTAGTGTGAGAATTATTGTTCTTAGACCTGGTTATATTGTACACGACACAGAAATTTAGTGTCTGGGTTTGAATTTGTAGGTACACAAACACGAAAGTACATGATAAATTAGTtccatgttttgattttttagttTGGGTGCACGGCACAGAAGTACCCAAAAATccatatatttataatttaataaaactGTTGTCACCTGAGCAGGAGAGACTATGGATGTGCGTAATGGTTTTGTGTCAGTAATTTATTTTCCTTATCTTTGTTTGTTTCGTAGTATGAGTTTGGGAGCTGAAGTGATTGATCAGAACGTTTTGTTATAATACGTGTACATTTTGCAATTGCTTGCTTTTGTAGAGGTTACACTTGAAAATTTTATTGAGTATGTAAGGTGTTTGGGTTTAGTTGCTGCTACTGACTCACGGTTATTGCTAGATTTTGATGTTACTATTTGTAGTTCAAGGAAATGTAAATTCGGGTTTTTGGTGTTGCATAGAGTGAGAAATATATGCGCTTGCTGGTTACATTGAAATTAAAGTGAATATGTTAGATGAAGACATCGTGGTGAGTGCATGATAAACAGCACATATTGATAATTTTGAGGAAATGTGTCTCTGTTTTAAATATTTGGAAGAGTGCAGCAAGGGTGTCTTTACGTCTTCCTGTTGTTTTAAAATACTTGTTTAGTAGTTGTTAGTTACTCACAATGTTGTCCGAGACAAATTAATCGAGAGGCATTCATCGTTTGGTATCTGACCCAAAGTAATATATGCAGGGTATACCACCAGTAAGTAAAACTTTAGACCGTACTGATGCTTGGGTGACTGCACTGTGTAAGAAACTTACTGATTGGTGGCCATGGGTAAGTTAAATATGTGTGATTGTTTTGTACTACCTTACTCACTATATTTACATTATTCTTGTTATGCTGGTATTTCAATTTTCAGTTCCCCTGTTCTTGGCAGGTTGCTGACGGGGATCTTCCTCTAACCGAAAATAAAGGGTAATAAGTTTTTTCATACATCTTTATGTCTTATCTCGTCATCAGCAACATGTAGTCTTAAACATTTGTTGCTGCTATGGTCTGCTTTATTGAAGGAAGGAGATTTCTAAATACAAAGAACTTGAACCAACAACCCGTCTAGTGGTACTTAAAGCGCTCTGTGAGATCCGACTTAAAGTACTGTATCTGAATATCCTCTTATTTGACATTGATTCATCTGCTTGATGTGATAATTTTATCCAGTTAAATACTATCTAGGTAGTGATATTTCCATTTCTTTGAGTTCTCAGCAAGGTGATGCAGTGTCTTATATTAATAGTACCATGAAAACTGGCTCCGAGGTTTCTACATTTCGGAAGAAAAAGATCTGTGGTGATGAGAGAGGGACTTTATACTGGTAACTGTTTATAATTCTGTTGATATTCAATTATGTTCATTATTGTGTTAATTTTTTAGTATGTCTGTTTCCGCCTTTTATTATGAGTACTTAAAAACCCTTGCTATTCATGGTAGGCTTGATGGGAATGATTCCATTGGTTATAGACTGTATAAAGAAGTACGCGGGTTTGAATCAAAGCAAAACGACAAGGGCAAAGGCTTTCTTCCAGTGATAGATGTTCAATGGGAAACACTTGCTACCAGTCTTGAAGAATTTCGTGAAGTTGTGGTAAGCATACAATATTCTCTATGTTGTTAGGACAAACTTTAATCACTTCCATTTACTGGCAATAACAGGTTGAGTTCTCATCTAGTAAAATAATGATGGAAGTTGTTTTGTAAGACTGTTGAAGCTAATGTGATTCCAGTACTTGAGAAACTACATAAGGTCAGTTTCTTGGATAGCCTGATAGGTCTGTAGCTTCTTAGATTAAAGAGCACTGGCAATTGTGAACTTGATATCTATAGTTATGTACATTTTTATCTTTTCTGTGTACTTCGAATTTGATTGTTAACCTTTTGACCTTCAACAGAAGAGAGAAAGGGAAGCAAAACAACAAAAACTAAAGAAGCGATTTTAAGTGGTTTTCAGTTTTATGGTCTCACTCGTACATGCCGGACTCGTACGGCCGTATGTTACACATATGGTATAAGTTACAATCTTTGCTGATGTACTCTCTTGGTACCTTGTTCGTACATGTTATGATATACATACATAGCTAACACGCTTGCATAGTCAAGGTTTTAACTAAAAGAATACCTTATATCATATGCAGATGAATATGACAAAAGAATTAGTGAGGCTATAAGTGTACATCAACGACAGCCAAAGTACGTGGTACAATGGATATACTTTTAGTATCTTGCTTGGTTGCTTTTCTTTTTACTAATTAGCTTCTGCAAATTTTCCGTTAAGGGCCACAGAATTCTTTTAGGTGTACCTTGATATTGTTTTACTTGTATGTCATTGATTTTGGGTTTGAACATTTTTATGATTTAGAAAGAGAAAGATGGCCAAGGAGCGGGAGGATGTAAAAAGTTAAGTGATAATAAGAAAGCAACTGAAACTGCTTCAAAAGAGAGCTCTGGATCAGAGATGAGACCAACGGAGGATAGTAAACACGGTGATAATGAAAAAGGATCTGAAAGTATTTCTCAAGAGGACTCTGAATTGGACATAAAAGCACAAGGTGGTGTTGTTCCTGATAGCGAAACTGAGAGTGAGAGGCAGCAGGATGTTGATATTGATGACAACATGAAATCAGAAGATATTGTTTCAGACAGTGAAACTGAGAGCGAGAGGCATGAAgatggtgatattgatgacaacAGTGATGTTGCGTGGGATGAGGAAATAAACGATGCTAGTAGTGAGGATGACATTGCTTCAAACTCCTCTGACAAGGAAAACAATAACCTTGGCAACAATCATGTTACATGTGCGCGCAGGCGAGAGGGGTTGCCTCGGAGTAAGACAGTAGCTGGGGTTGTTAGTCCTGCACAAGAAAATAGTAATCAAGGTGCTAAAGATAGGCCAAGGGGGAGACTCACTCGTAAGAGCTCCCTTGAGTCATTTGTTGCCCCTGATTCCGAAGAAACAAGCTCATCAGCAGATTCCAGTGGTAGGAGTAGCAGTGTAAACTTGTCTGATGACAGTGTCCTTGGCTGATCTTTTGCATAACTTATCTCTTTTCCCGGGTGACCATAACTACTGGTTGTGTTACTATTGGAAAATCTTTTACTACATAATGGGATGTGTAGTACCAAAGCTCTGTTGTTTTTGGCGAGCTTACCCAAACCATACGCGTTCTATAGCTATTTTGTGTTAACTAGTGAAGGAATGAGAGAAGGGTGATTTTTGTGACAATTATATATCTGATTAGCTTGCCTTTCCTTTAATGGTGAATATCTTATCATCTCATGAACGAACTCTTAGTATGTGAGGATGTCTAAACATATATTTTCAACTGCCCGTAGCGTACATGTGTTAGTATGTTTTTGGTGAAGTGCAGCAGTATGATAATAAGAAGATGAATGAAGATGTTGCTCAATAATATGATGTAAAAATTAAATGGCCTTTTAATTTATACGTTCATCACGATCATCTTTCTTCATGATTTAATACACTTAACACTTACTGTGTATAACTGTATATTCATCTTACGTGGTCAAGGTCTTTAACTCATGCATAAGGTCTTTAACTCATGCATTTTTTTAAATTTTCGCTAGTATATTTGAAACAAAGTTTTCTAAAGGTATTTAAATTCATTGAATTCCATTTTACGTGTAAATAACACTTTTTTCCCGATCCGTTTTGTTTAAATGTTAAACGCGGTTAATTATAAGTTTTCCTTGAATAATTGTTTGTTTATTTTGATAAAACAAAAAATTTTAccgaaaataaataaatcatgaatATCCGAAAAAGTCTATACGAATGAATAGTTTTGGAATCAAAATTTTTGTTTATTTATCAAAATTGTAGGTTCATAAAAATATTTGCGTACCGTATTTGTTATACCAACActcaaaaaatataaaaataattttctaaataaaaattttaaCCAGATTTTACTGCAGTTAAAATTGTCCCTAGAAACTAAAAATCGGGCATTCGGGTCGGGTCAAAAAAGATCAAATTATGCAGATTCCGTCGAGTTTACTCCACCAAAACTTCCCACCATCATCACTATAATCACCAAACACGAACACTCCTCTGTaaaatcacacacacacacagaaaCACACACTATACATACATGTATCTATAGTTAACCAACCATGGTAGACAAGGACACAGAGCTTCTCTCTAAAGTGATCACAAACCACCTCTTCCTAGGCCAATTCGAGCCTTTTCGAGCCACTCTCCTCACTCTCCGATCTCGAAACGAAAACCTAGCTCGCTCAATTTTACAAACAATTGTCTCGAAAGGCGGTCGTTTCGATAACTTGTTGTTTTCTCCCTTCCTGTCCTTCTCCTGCTCATCTCACTCATTTATGTACTCTCGAATTACTCCAATTCAATGATCCTTGTGTAGGTGTTTGGAGTTTCGGTGTTGATTCGCTCCGCTTACGCGCTGAGTTTGCGCTTTGTGTTCAGGTTATTTGTTCTAGAGTCGGTGATTGGGGTAAGGAGAGTGTTGGATTGGGTGAGAATGTTGAGATTGAGGGGGTTTTGGCGGGAAATACGGTTTTGGAGAGGGTTTTGGAGGTTGGATTGAGTCGGTTGAGGCCGACTAGTGTCGATGAAGGCGATGAGGATGATGATGGAAGAGTTGTGGAGTTTGAGGAAGAGGAGTTTGGGTGTTTGAAGAAGGTTGTGTTGGGGAATGCGGAGATGTTTGAGGCGTTGTGTGAGAATGTGGAGAAGCAGGTTGGGTTGGTCGAGAGTGAGGATATGGGGATAGGGAGGAAGGTGGATGGGGATATTAAGGTGTTTAGGATGATTCAAAGGGTGTGCAGGAAGCACATTTGGATGCGATGAGTGAGTTTTTGAAAAATGGTGATGAAGATGGAGTGATTGGGCATGTGCGGTTTCTTCATTTGGATTATGGAGTTGAGGAGTCTAGATACCGGTATGTGTAGTTCGTTAGTTACTAGTTAGCTGTTTGAAAATTTAATTTGTAGATACTTTTGTTTCAACTAACCATGGTTTTGCGTTTGAACTTTATGTTTTTAAGATGAACTTACCTGATCCTTTCCTGTAT from Apium graveolens cultivar Ventura unplaced genomic scaffold, ASM990537v1 ctg8763, whole genome shotgun sequence includes these protein-coding regions:
- the LOC141705316 gene encoding DDT domain-containing protein DDR4-like; amino-acid sequence: MDVADDRKAVPSSEIDQRTKLRKRCELATVLNFLSVFEPLLKSKMKVTAEDIEMAIIEPNDLLAKLHVMLLKGIPPVSKTLDRTDAWVTALCKKLTDWWPWVADGDLPLTENKGKEISKYKELEPTTRLVVLKALCEIRLKQGDAVSYINSTMKTGSEVSTFRKKKICGDERGTLYWLDGNDSIGYRLYKEVRGFESKQNDKGKGFLPVIDVQWETLATSLEEFREVVVEFSSSKIMMEVVL